The Pirellulales bacterium nucleotide sequence ATGTTGCCGCCGGTAGGCAGATGCGGTTCATCTGCCGTCGCCATAGCCGTGCGGGTGCGATTGATGCCAGCGCCAGGCGGTCGCCACGATTGCATCGATGTCGGTGAATCGCGGTCGCCAATCCAGAGTATTTTGGGCCAGTGTAGAATCGGCAATCAACTCTGGTGGGTCGCCCGGCCGGCGCGGTCCAAAATCGGTGGGAATGTTGTGGCCAGTGATGCGGCGGCAAGAGTTAATCACTTCGCGCACGCTATAGCCGCGGCCGATGCCAAGATTGAGTTTCAGACCTGTGCCGCGTTCAAGCAAGCTGAGCGAGCGAAGGTGAGCGTCAGCTAGATCGTCGATGTGGATATAGTCGCGAATGCAGGTTCCATCGGTTGTGGGATAGTCGTCGCCGAAGATGGTCACTTTGTCGCGCTGTCCGAGGGCAACCTGCAACACGATGGGGATCAAATGCGATTCGGGAGTATGATCCTCGCCGATATCTCCCGTGGGACTGGCGCCGGCCGCGTTAAAATACCGTAGTGCCGCGTAAGCAAAGCCGTAAGCCTGCGCATAGTCGGCCAGCGCTCGCTCGACAACTAATTTTGTGTAGCCGTAGGGGTTGATTGGCAGTTGAGGCTCTGCTTCGGTAATGGGAATTTTCTTGGGCGCACCGTAGGTGGCTGTTGTGCTGGAAAAAACGATCTTGGCAACCCCCGTTGCCCGCATTGCTTCGAGCAGCGAAAGGCTGCCGACGACGTTGTTTTGATAGTATTTCGCTGGCTCGGCGACCGATTCGCCGACCAGCGCAAAGGCGGCAAAGTGCATGACCGCTTCGATCTTGTGATCTTGGAGCGCTGATTCGACGCGGGCGCGGTCGAGCAATTCGCCGACGATCAGCCGATCGCGCGGCACGGCCGCGCGATGGCCCAGGCCGAGGTTATCGTAGGCCCAGACATCGTGCCCGGCTTGGGCGAGAATTCGCACAGCATGGCTGCCGATATAACCTGCGCCGCCGGTGACGAGAATGTGCATGGGGCCGATGTCGTCGTGAGTGAGTTTTTTGCAGCAGAGATGGCAGAGACGCGGTTCGCGGTTCGCTCGTAGCCGTTAGCATTTGATCCAGTGAGGCAC carries:
- the galE gene encoding UDP-glucose 4-epimerase GalE, translating into MHILVTGGAGYIGSHAVRILAQAGHDVWAYDNLGLGHRAAVPRDRLIVGELLDRARVESALQDHKIEAVMHFAAFALVGESVAEPAKYYQNNVVGSLSLLEAMRATGVAKIVFSSTTATYGAPKKIPITEAEPQLPINPYGYTKLVVERALADYAQAYGFAYAALRYFNAAGASPTGDIGEDHTPESHLIPIVLQVALGQRDKVTIFGDDYPTTDGTCIRDYIHIDDLADAHLRSLSLLERGTGLKLNLGIGRGYSVREVINSCRRITGHNIPTDFGPRRPGDPPELIADSTLAQNTLDWRPRFTDIDAIVATAWRWHQSHPHGYGDGR